The following are encoded in a window of Arthrobacter sp. OAP107 genomic DNA:
- a CDS encoding AAA family ATPase, translating to MFHEVHLNEGYPLLSKLSDPLKRAEREIVGREHEKLQLLASMSRPELCNALLLAEAGTGKTALVQATMAADAERLYLEVDPSRMISEAGDSDRMAAMLKGFFDEAEHFVADEKQELVLFIDEFHQIIQLSDAAVEAIKPVLAASGARGIRIIAATTYDEFHRHIAPNQPLVERLQRINLTPPDQETTIRILQGMAEHYDVADQFYDDHIYRQIYEYTERYMPASSQPRKSILVLDSMVGWHRLTKRALDRDLLSDVLQESLGVNVAFKVDGAKIKEQLDSKVFSQDLATRAVARRLQLSVADLNDKGRPEASLLFTGSTGVGKTELAKQLARLLFGDDQRHLIRFDMSEYAQDSSMDLFRSELTKRVWDLSHAVLLFDEVEKASAMVTRLLLQVLDDGRLSDDNNREVSFLNTYIVMTTNAGSEIYKTIAQYAADDTGSGEQLLKYDKLIRRSITETSADNRFPPELLGRIDAIVPFQPLSEDTQRKIVRNKLRHMVQEVLIKHNVRVDIDQRVLQYLIDDKGDTDSNAGGARGAVAKMTDEVTTGVATFINEHPSERRIRIDVVGELASDHKDMLTSDACIEVSAVR from the coding sequence ATGTTCCATGAAGTGCACCTGAATGAGGGCTATCCGCTCCTGTCGAAGCTGTCGGACCCGCTCAAGAGGGCCGAGCGCGAGATCGTCGGCCGCGAGCACGAGAAGCTCCAGCTGCTGGCCTCGATGAGCAGGCCGGAGCTGTGCAACGCCCTGCTCCTGGCCGAGGCAGGTACGGGTAAGACCGCTCTCGTCCAGGCCACGATGGCCGCTGACGCCGAGCGGCTCTATCTCGAGGTCGATCCGTCCCGGATGATCTCCGAGGCCGGCGACTCGGACCGCATGGCCGCCATGCTCAAGGGCTTCTTCGACGAGGCCGAGCACTTCGTGGCGGACGAGAAGCAGGAGCTGGTCCTGTTCATCGACGAGTTCCACCAGATCATCCAGCTTTCCGATGCTGCGGTTGAGGCGATCAAGCCGGTGCTGGCGGCCTCCGGGGCACGCGGCATCCGAATCATCGCCGCGACGACCTATGACGAGTTCCACAGGCACATTGCGCCGAATCAGCCGCTGGTTGAACGGCTGCAGCGCATCAACCTGACGCCGCCGGACCAGGAGACGACGATCCGGATTCTGCAGGGCATGGCCGAGCACTACGACGTCGCCGACCAGTTCTACGACGATCACATCTACCGGCAGATCTATGAGTACACCGAGCGCTACATGCCGGCGAGCTCGCAGCCGCGCAAGTCGATCCTGGTGCTGGACAGCATGGTTGGCTGGCACCGCCTCACCAAGCGGGCGCTGGACCGCGATCTGCTCTCGGACGTGCTCCAGGAGTCCCTGGGCGTCAACGTTGCCTTCAAGGTCGACGGCGCGAAGATCAAGGAGCAGCTGGACTCGAAGGTATTCAGCCAGGACCTGGCCACGCGTGCGGTCGCGCGGCGGCTGCAGCTGTCGGTCGCGGACCTGAACGACAAGGGCCGGCCGGAGGCCTCGCTGCTGTTCACGGGGTCGACCGGCGTGGGTAAGACCGAGCTTGCCAAGCAGCTGGCACGGCTGCTCTTTGGTGACGACCAGCGCCACCTGATCCGCTTCGACATGTCCGAGTACGCCCAGGACTCCTCGATGGACCTGTTCCGCTCCGAGCTGACGAAGCGGGTCTGGGACCTCTCGCACGCCGTACTGCTGTTCGACGAGGTCGAAAAGGCCTCGGCGATGGTCACCCGCCTGCTGCTGCAGGTGCTCGACGACGGCCGGCTCTCCGACGACAACAACCGCGAGGTCAGCTTCCTGAACACCTACATCGTCATGACGACGAACGCAGGCTCGGAGATTTACAAGACCATCGCGCAGTACGCGGCCGACGACACGGGCTCGGGCGAGCAGCTGCTGAAGTACGACAAGCTCATCCGCCGCTCGATCACCGAGACCTCGGCGGACAACCGCTTTCCGCCCGAGCTGTTGGGCCGTATCGACGCCATCGTCCCGTTCCAGCCGCTCTCTGAGGACACGCAGCGCAAGATTGTGCGCAACAAGCTGCGCCACATGGTGCAGGAGGTCCTCATCAAGCACAACGTGCGGGTGGACATCGACCAGAGGGTCCTGCAGTACCTCATCGACGACAAGGGCGACACCGACTCCAATGCCGGCGGTGCCCGTGGCGCGGTGGCGAAGATGACCGACGAGGTCACCACCGGAGTGGCGACGTTCATCAACGAGCATCCCTCTGAGCGGCGGATCCGGATCGACGTCGTCGGCGAGTTGGCGAGCGACCACAAGGACATGCTCACCTCCGATGCGTGCATCGAGGTGAGCGCCGTGCGCTGA
- a CDS encoding type IV secretory system conjugative DNA transfer family protein: MAGSKRRAARPKASGWEKISARRPEETLTNRDVYEDQQLDRGERLSKKSNTSGLVLAGVAGLLVAIVAWVLYSVIATAVLTLGATMGGGLGGNSGGKPDSYYVEDTTTGQGGAPMTCYRAVNEKGNPEIGSKCYPDLKDVPVPAWWTHAGSAAQDAPKADQGATPTATNVGGQLGSVTGFKLFLTLGSGALVMIVISTWTGRQVAKHNATVDHTDINDHRNDQHIALPEEVQQNYDWFPDAGAHSGVQVSSMISHMMLSKKGLGTVKVSRRAESDVIDQDGNIVYYKGEVMDGDDGEPLVETLPLIDEEFGEALFDASGLPRDKRLRRKYDATVIPYNPPTEESRRKAKEAKDPGKLQGANRDKLGPYRTVSDLITDDWEFPAYEVQRPAGAYIVDTAPVNTMVLAITRAGKGQTYIEPMIDMWSREKKPSNMVINDPKGELLVKNYIPLVTRGFEPVQFNLINAMKTDIYNPLGMAADAAREGDSTKCALYIENIGEVFFPLDGGEDPVWPNAANNAFKRAAYGLIDYYLEEERELREYAAATGMDPGTLEQRLDDMWGKVTLYNCYQLFVQLTSKKWKNPAAELEKRIKNGEFEEDEDALAEEQAKVAEKDFLWEGKAEQDLLTLYFNATQALPRNSMRTLVGNAHNALVAMAGAEKMMSSVYGIAITGMSFFTDPTISTLTSGKPSQNTDLAGLSFPRRLGVRFSPNFMKRDHLLGQMASWSAYADPMFTQNLGKDFEHSEIVGRVGWARYNFKGIFPGDEAWLKLELKNPQSGMLVRTFYFHFRKSCQLSLNGRHFVVEPVTGKKIVKNGVLRELRPVREGGTRDGKILSFQPGDTTFPSRKLDFSGGGHPEEVEVRARAITQTMARYSESPKAVFLVTPPHLMKYAKLILILVKQLVDVSFDQSYMTKSNQKPLYRTRFMLDELGNLQSDGNGIAGFETMLSIGLGQEQQFTLILQTLQQLRDVYGESVDKIVQGNTSNIVFLKSTDDSMIETLEKMSGKTHRTHASSKQITQNLDKVVGGKTDGAISRTWSTEEEPLIKYNDFAFLSPRNSIVLRAGDAPVWNRNETILPMSFKLLGNTITHPGHEYSLQTIPTLSSAMEFDVRMNQPDFVKMLDKRMAQAVRAADAKTLYQETYDYKDIDIERLDPDVYSDEVMEVITRMVFTDESGDPNAPVVVDPDDYEAMMLGNDEEFLEDVEVAATVAAHQATQKDHKRLVYAEGTVSKEMLINLDGSAKVKALDLEIGEAYKTALVEMQRDREHFSVGGDGELRSADGSKTYISQVRSDAYTDAARRINGQISDEGSRVFAEQDVTEEDLRSLATVKVHAAFYTYLASLPSWEVLADGAFDRAMAVEMKSRG, from the coding sequence ATGGCAGGCAGCAAGCGCAGGGCGGCACGGCCCAAGGCCAGCGGCTGGGAGAAGATCTCGGCGCGTCGGCCGGAGGAGACGCTGACGAACCGGGACGTCTATGAAGACCAGCAGCTGGACCGCGGCGAGCGGCTGAGCAAGAAGTCGAACACGTCGGGCCTCGTGCTCGCCGGCGTCGCGGGCCTGCTGGTCGCGATCGTGGCGTGGGTGCTGTACTCGGTCATTGCTACGGCAGTGCTCACGCTCGGGGCGACGATGGGCGGTGGCCTGGGCGGAAACAGCGGCGGAAAGCCGGACTCGTACTACGTGGAGGACACCACGACAGGCCAGGGCGGGGCCCCGATGACGTGCTACCGCGCCGTCAACGAGAAGGGTAACCCCGAGATCGGCTCGAAGTGCTACCCGGATCTCAAGGACGTCCCGGTGCCAGCGTGGTGGACCCACGCAGGCAGCGCCGCCCAGGACGCCCCGAAGGCTGACCAGGGGGCCACGCCCACGGCGACGAACGTCGGCGGGCAGCTGGGGTCCGTCACCGGGTTCAAGCTCTTCCTGACGCTGGGATCGGGCGCGCTGGTCATGATCGTGATCTCCACCTGGACCGGACGCCAGGTCGCCAAGCACAACGCGACGGTCGACCACACGGACATCAACGACCACCGCAACGACCAGCACATCGCGCTGCCGGAGGAGGTCCAGCAGAACTATGACTGGTTCCCGGACGCCGGTGCGCACTCGGGGGTGCAGGTCAGCTCGATGATCAGTCACATGATGCTCAGCAAGAAGGGGCTGGGCACGGTCAAGGTCTCCCGGCGCGCAGAGTCCGACGTGATTGACCAGGACGGCAACATCGTCTACTACAAGGGTGAGGTCATGGATGGCGACGACGGCGAGCCGCTGGTCGAGACCCTGCCGCTGATCGACGAGGAGTTCGGCGAGGCGCTCTTTGACGCCTCGGGCCTGCCCCGGGACAAGCGGCTGCGCCGGAAGTATGACGCAACGGTGATCCCGTACAACCCGCCGACCGAGGAGAGCCGGCGCAAGGCCAAAGAGGCGAAGGACCCTGGGAAGCTCCAGGGCGCGAACCGTGACAAGCTCGGGCCCTACCGTACGGTGTCGGACCTGATCACCGATGACTGGGAGTTCCCGGCGTACGAAGTCCAGCGCCCTGCCGGTGCCTACATCGTCGACACTGCTCCCGTGAACACGATGGTGCTGGCCATCACCAGGGCGGGCAAGGGTCAGACCTACATCGAGCCGATGATCGACATGTGGTCGCGGGAGAAGAAGCCCTCGAACATGGTCATCAACGACCCCAAGGGCGAGCTGCTCGTCAAGAATTACATCCCGCTGGTCACGCGCGGCTTCGAGCCGGTGCAGTTCAACCTGATCAACGCGATGAAGACCGACATCTACAACCCGCTGGGCATGGCCGCCGACGCCGCCCGCGAGGGCGACTCGACCAAGTGCGCGCTCTACATCGAGAACATCGGCGAGGTTTTCTTCCCGCTGGACGGCGGTGAGGACCCGGTCTGGCCGAACGCGGCGAACAACGCCTTCAAACGGGCCGCCTACGGTCTCATCGACTACTACCTCGAGGAGGAGCGTGAGCTGCGCGAGTACGCAGCAGCCACCGGCATGGACCCGGGCACGCTGGAGCAGCGGCTGGACGACATGTGGGGAAAGGTCACGCTGTACAACTGCTACCAGCTCTTCGTGCAGCTGACCTCGAAGAAGTGGAAGAACCCCGCTGCCGAGCTGGAGAAGCGCATCAAGAACGGCGAGTTCGAAGAGGACGAGGACGCCCTGGCCGAGGAGCAGGCCAAGGTCGCCGAGAAGGACTTCCTATGGGAGGGCAAGGCCGAGCAGGACCTGCTCACGCTCTACTTCAACGCCACCCAGGCCCTGCCGCGCAACTCGATGCGCACGCTCGTCGGCAACGCCCACAACGCCCTGGTCGCCATGGCCGGTGCGGAGAAGATGATGTCCTCGGTCTACGGCATCGCGATCACGGGCATGAGCTTCTTCACCGACCCGACGATCTCGACCCTGACCTCGGGCAAGCCGAGCCAGAACACTGACCTGGCGGGCCTGTCCTTCCCGCGGCGGCTGGGCGTGCGGTTCTCGCCGAACTTCATGAAGCGCGACCACCTGCTCGGGCAGATGGCGAGCTGGTCGGCGTACGCGGACCCGATGTTCACCCAGAACCTTGGCAAGGACTTCGAGCACTCGGAGATCGTCGGCCGCGTGGGCTGGGCGCGCTACAACTTCAAGGGAATCTTCCCCGGCGACGAGGCTTGGCTGAAGCTGGAGCTGAAGAACCCGCAGAGCGGCATGCTCGTGCGCACTTTCTACTTCCACTTCCGCAAGAGCTGCCAGCTCTCCCTCAACGGCCGGCACTTCGTGGTCGAGCCGGTCACCGGCAAGAAGATCGTGAAGAACGGCGTGCTGCGCGAGCTGCGACCGGTGCGGGAGGGTGGCACCCGCGACGGGAAGATCCTCTCGTTCCAGCCCGGCGACACGACCTTTCCGAGCCGCAAGCTGGACTTCTCCGGCGGAGGGCACCCTGAGGAGGTCGAGGTCCGGGCGCGCGCGATCACGCAGACGATGGCGCGGTACTCGGAGTCGCCCAAGGCGGTCTTTCTCGTCACTCCCCCGCACCTGATGAAGTACGCCAAGCTGATCCTGATCCTGGTCAAGCAGCTGGTGGACGTCTCGTTTGACCAGTCGTACATGACCAAGTCGAACCAGAAGCCGCTCTACCGCACCCGGTTCATGCTCGACGAGCTCGGCAACCTGCAGTCCGACGGTAATGGCATCGCCGGCTTCGAGACCATGCTCTCCATCGGCCTCGGCCAGGAGCAGCAGTTCACGCTTATCCTGCAGACGCTGCAGCAGCTGCGCGACGTCTACGGCGAGTCGGTCGACAAGATTGTGCAGGGAAACACGAGCAACATCGTCTTCCTCAAGTCGACCGACGACTCGATGATTGAGACGCTGGAGAAGATGAGCGGCAAGACTCACCGTACCCACGCCAGCTCGAAGCAGATCACGCAGAACCTGGACAAGGTGGTCGGCGGGAAGACGGACGGAGCGATTTCGCGCACCTGGTCGACGGAGGAGGAGCCGCTGATCAAGTACAACGATTTCGCCTTCCTCTCGCCGCGCAACTCGATCGTGCTGCGCGCCGGCGACGCGCCGGTCTGGAACCGCAACGAGACGATCCTGCCGATGTCATTCAAGCTGCTCGGCAACACGATCACCCACCCGGGGCACGAGTACTCGCTGCAGACGATCCCCACGCTCAGCTCCGCGATGGAGTTCGACGTGCGCATGAACCAGCCGGACTTCGTCAAGATGCTCGACAAGCGCATGGCCCAGGCAGTCAGGGCGGCCGACGCCAAGACGCTCTACCAGGAGACGTACGACTACAAGGACATCGACATCGAGCGCCTCGACCCGGACGTCTACTCGGACGAGGTCATGGAGGTCATCACGCGGATGGTTTTCACCGACGAGAGTGGCGATCCCAATGCCCCGGTGGTCGTGGACCCGGACGACTACGAGGCCATGATGCTGGGCAACGACGAGGAGTTCCTGGAGGACGTGGAGGTGGCCGCGACCGTGGCTGCCCACCAGGCGACGCAGAAGGACCACAAGCGCCTGGTCTACGCCGAGGGCACGGTCAGCAAGGAGATGCTGATCAATCTCGACGGCTCGGCGAAGGTCAAGGCCCTGGACCTTGAGATTGGTGAGGCGTACAAGACCGCGCTGGTGGAGATGCAGCGGGACCGCGAGCACTTCTCAGTCGGCGGGGACGGCGAGCTGCGCAGCGCCGACGGGTCAAAGACCTACATCAGCCAGGTCCGTTCCGATGCCTACACCGACGCCGCCCGCAGGATCAACGGCCAGATCAGCGACGAGGGCTCGCGCGTGTTCGCCGAGCAGGACGTGACCGAGGAGGATCTGCGGTCGCTGGCCACGGTCAAGGTGCACGCCGCCTTTTACACGTACCTGGCCTCGCTGCCCAGCTGGGAGGTCCTGGCCGACGGGGCTTTCGACCGGGCCATGGCCGTAGAGATGAAGTCCCGGGGGTAG
- the mobL gene encoding relaxase MobL gives MGLKQSVVIVNEFSVPLPGGKGSRGGTPGDYVTRYMAREQATESLAPIQRLRTDDFILRYMARESAVERAGTSRVEAKTTMRQAQGDGGVAFGYGSVSLSDEQLRAASRDIQKHFESGKTVLKTVLSFDEEYLKRHRIVGEDFHCEGRGDYRGHIDQMKLRMAIMHGLERMSSGTSGFDDLRYVGVIQVDTEHVHCHLAMVDAGHGRLAKDGTQRGKLLDRHKSRLRRGVDAWLDEKQVVAHLSSAVGYERRNVTTFIKRWAHERMRSEALPQFLLACLPADRSLWRAGTNDLRMRKANRLVSELVAEQLERPGSPLPAAMERVVEYANQRREAEGLPTDAWQRLVDAGRNQITERAVNGVYQMLRALPEEELRVRTPMLEVMGMDYAEMAALAAERQQQHGSSEDDVVSFGFRLRSYASRLQHHKSKASAYRDLARQWERAEKAEVAVEDSRPLYDFYRYEEDWHRRVMSKYQHFLPFVGDASQWYAQQQEVAAYGQRLLSLMALRQDASLQRMKDADQAEEMGREIYGQPGGRHLTAGKAGRAVLDARIETMKQVYDERLQELRTDLADSGLVLVAGPADQRRAVAGGDPEVSTQLSIETGTVHPFDEVKALDLHHLGYDFVADVEIGERARREFTAAAAERRRLLLAAMEYLDQSGQSEAIADLPVDDIAAMTRVSRELVPVEDGSTRPVLRSRIAALREEQEQAARMRRSKASSLDAGLVVRVQQRVDAAVAGAGVLPGPEQEPAGRSDGIQHE, from the coding sequence ATGGGCCTGAAGCAGTCAGTGGTCATCGTCAACGAGTTCAGTGTGCCGCTGCCCGGCGGCAAGGGGTCCCGGGGCGGCACCCCCGGCGACTACGTCACCCGGTACATGGCGCGCGAGCAGGCGACTGAGTCGCTCGCGCCGATCCAGCGGCTGCGCACGGACGACTTCATCCTGCGCTATATGGCCCGCGAGAGCGCGGTCGAGCGCGCAGGGACGAGCAGGGTCGAGGCCAAGACGACAATGCGCCAGGCCCAGGGCGATGGCGGCGTGGCCTTCGGCTACGGCTCAGTGTCGCTCTCCGACGAGCAGCTGCGGGCTGCGTCCCGGGACATCCAGAAACACTTCGAGAGCGGCAAGACGGTGCTGAAGACCGTGCTCTCCTTCGATGAGGAATACCTGAAACGGCACCGCATCGTCGGCGAGGACTTTCACTGCGAAGGCCGCGGGGACTACCGCGGCCACATCGACCAGATGAAGCTGCGGATGGCGATCATGCACGGGCTGGAGCGGATGAGCTCGGGCACGAGCGGTTTCGACGACCTGCGCTACGTCGGCGTGATCCAGGTCGACACCGAGCACGTCCACTGCCACCTGGCGATGGTCGACGCCGGACACGGCCGCCTGGCCAAGGACGGCACCCAGCGGGGCAAGCTTCTGGATCGGCACAAGTCCCGGTTGCGGCGCGGCGTGGACGCCTGGCTGGACGAGAAGCAGGTCGTCGCGCACCTGTCCAGCGCCGTCGGATACGAGCGCAGGAACGTGACGACCTTCATCAAGCGCTGGGCACACGAGCGCATGCGCTCAGAGGCCCTCCCCCAGTTCCTGCTGGCCTGCCTGCCCGCCGACCGCTCGCTGTGGCGCGCCGGAACCAACGATCTGCGGATGCGCAAAGCCAACCGTCTGGTCTCCGAGCTGGTGGCCGAGCAGCTGGAGCGGCCGGGCTCTCCGCTGCCGGCGGCAATGGAGAGGGTCGTGGAGTACGCCAATCAGCGCCGCGAGGCCGAGGGCCTGCCCACCGACGCGTGGCAGCGCCTGGTCGACGCGGGCCGCAACCAGATCACCGAGCGGGCGGTCAACGGGGTCTACCAGATGCTGCGCGCCCTGCCCGAGGAGGAGCTGCGGGTGCGTACGCCGATGCTTGAGGTGATGGGTATGGACTACGCCGAGATGGCCGCCCTGGCCGCAGAGCGCCAGCAGCAGCACGGCAGCTCGGAGGACGATGTCGTCTCCTTCGGCTTCCGGCTGCGCAGCTATGCCTCCCGCCTGCAGCATCACAAGTCCAAGGCCAGCGCCTACCGCGACCTGGCCCGGCAATGGGAGCGTGCCGAGAAGGCCGAAGTGGCCGTAGAGGACTCCCGGCCGCTCTACGACTTCTACCGCTACGAAGAGGACTGGCACCGGCGGGTGATGAGCAAGTACCAGCACTTCCTGCCGTTTGTCGGCGACGCCAGCCAGTGGTACGCCCAGCAGCAGGAGGTCGCCGCGTACGGCCAGCGCCTGCTCTCGCTGATGGCGCTGCGCCAGGACGCCTCGCTGCAGCGGATGAAGGACGCCGACCAGGCCGAGGAGATGGGCCGCGAGATCTACGGCCAGCCCGGCGGACGGCACCTGACCGCGGGCAAGGCCGGACGGGCGGTGCTGGACGCGCGCATCGAGACGATGAAGCAGGTCTACGACGAACGGCTCCAGGAGCTGCGCACCGACCTGGCCGACTCGGGGCTGGTGCTCGTCGCCGGTCCTGCTGACCAGCGCCGCGCCGTCGCCGGAGGGGATCCGGAGGTCTCCACCCAGCTGTCGATCGAGACCGGGACGGTGCACCCCTTCGACGAGGTCAAGGCACTGGACCTCCATCACCTGGGCTACGACTTCGTGGCCGATGTCGAGATCGGCGAGCGGGCCCGGCGGGAGTTCACCGCAGCCGCGGCCGAACGCCGCCGGCTGCTGCTGGCGGCCATGGAGTACCTCGACCAGTCAGGCCAGTCCGAGGCGATCGCCGACCTCCCTGTCGACGACATCGCCGCGATGACCCGGGTCTCGCGGGAACTGGTTCCGGTGGAGGACGGCTCCACGCGGCCGGTTCTGCGTTCGAGGATCGCGGCGCTGCGCGAAGAGCAGGAACAGGCGGCCCGGATGCGCCGTTCGAAGGCCTCCTCGCTCGACGCCGGCCTGGTGGTGCGTGTCCAGCAGCGGGTCGACGCCGCGGTGGCTGGTGCCGGGGTCCTCCCCGGCCCCGAGCAGGAGCCGGCAGGCCGGTCCGACGGCATCCAGCACGAGTAG